The Streptomyces sp. GSL17-111 region CGTCCAGGCCGAGGAGGCCGAGGTCGTCGAGTCCCTGGCCGGCTTCGAGGGCCGGCTCGACCTGGCGGCCGTGAACGGCCCCCGGGCCGTCGTCGTCTCCGGCGACGCCGACGCCGTCGAGGAGTGGCTGCCGCGCTGGGACGGGCGCAGGACGACGCGGCTGCGGGTGTCGCACGCGTTCCACTCGCCGCGCATGGAGCCCATGCTGGCGGAGTTCCGCGAGGTCGCCGAGGGGCTGCGGTTCTCCGAGCCGCGCATCCCGATCGTCTCCAACGTCTCCGGGAAGCCGGTGTCGTCGGAGATGTGCGACGCCGACTACTGGGTGGCGCATGTGCGGCAGGCGGTCCGGTTCGCCGACGGCGTGCGGACGCTGCACGACCTGGGCGTCCGCCGCTTCCTGGAGCTCGGCCCCGACGCCGTCCTGACGGCGATGGCCCGGCTGTGCGTCGACACCGGCTCCGACGCCGTGTTCGCGGCCGCACTGCGGGCCAAGCACTCCGAGGCGGGGACCTTCGCCCGCTTCCTGGGCGCGGCCCAGGTCGCCGGGGTGCCGGTCGACTGGTCCGGCTTCTACGCGGGGACGGCCGCCCGGCGCGTCGCCCTGCCGACCTACGCCTTCCGGGCCGAGCGGTACTGGCAGTCGGGCGGTGCCTCCGGTGACGCGGCGGCGGTCGGCCTGGGCGCGGTCGAGCACGCGATCCTGGCCGGTGGGGCCCAGGTGGGGGACCGGGACGAGTGGCTGTTCACCGGCCGGGTCTCCACCGACAGCCACCCGTGGACGCGCGACCACGTCGTGCTCGGTACGACGATCATCCCCGGCACGGGCCTCGTCGAGCTGGCCATGGCCGCCGGCCGCGAGGTCGACTGCCCGGTGCTCGACGATCTCGTCCTGGAGGCCCCGATGGCCTTCGCGGAGGGCGTGACCCGGCTCGTGCGGGTCGCCGTCGGCCCGGCCGGTGCGGAGGGGCGCCGCGAGGTCGCCGTCTATTCGCGCCCCGAGTTCGGCGGTGACGACGAGGCACCGGAGGTGACCTGTCACGCCCGTGGACACCTCGCCCCCGACGCGCCCGCCGCGCCCGCCGCTCCGGCCGAGTGGCCCCCGGCCGCCGAGGCCGTGCCCGCCGACGAGCTGTACGCCCTGCTGACCGACATCGGCTTCGACTACGGGCCCACCTTCCGCAACGTCCGCCAGGTGTGGCGTGCGGGCGAGGAGTTCTACGCCGAGGTGGCGCTCGCCGACGACATGCCGGGCACCGGCTTCGGCATCCACCCCGCGCTGTTCGACGCCACCCTGCACGGCGGCATGCTGGACGTGCGCCCCGGCGACCCGGTGGGCCTGCCCTTCTCGTGGTCGGGCGTCCGGCTCGGGAGGAGCGGCGCGACGCGCGGCCGGGTGCGGATCGCCCCGGCCGGTGAGTCGGCCGTGAGCATCACCGTCACCTCCGAGACCGGCGAGCCCGTGGTGAGCGTGGCCAAGCTGGCCGTCCGCCCCGTGGACCCGGCGCAGCTCGGCGCCGGACGCGGCGGCGCCCAGCGCTCGCTGTACCAGGTGGACTGGGCCACGGTCCCGGCCACCGGGCGGCGGGACGTCCGGCTCGCGGTCCTCGGTGACCTGCCGATGTCGGGCGAGCGGTTCGTGAACGTGTACGCGCTCGAGGACGAGATCGCCATGAGCGCCAAGGCGCCCGACCTCGCGCTCGCCTCGGTCGACACCCCGGCCGGGGACGTGGACGCGGCGGCGCGGAGCGCCGCGGCGGCCGCGCTGGAGCTGGTGCAGCAGTGGCTGGGCAGCGAGTGGCTCGTGGACGCCCGCCTGGTCGTCGTGACGCGGGGTGCGGTCGCCGTCGGCACCGAGACGCCGGACGTCGCGCAGGCGGCGGTCTGGGGGCTCGTGCACAGCGCCCAGTCGGAGCACCCCGGACGCTTCCTGCTGGTGGACCTGGACGGCGATGACGAGCCGGACTGGGGCGCGCTGAGCGAACTCGACGAGCCGCAGGTCGTCGTGCGCGACGGGCGGTTCCTGGCCCCGCGCCTCGGCCGCGCCGGTGCGCTGCCCGAGGGCCCGTGGAAGCTGTCGGTCGGGCGCAAGGGCTCGCTCGACGACCTCACGATCCTGCCGTCGGACGCCGGCCGCCCGCTCGCCCCGGGCGAGGTGCGGATCGCGGTGCGGGCGGCGGGGCTGAACTTCCGCGACGTGCTGATCGCGCTCGGCATGTACCCCGGTGAGGCGGAGATGGGCACCGAGGCCTCCGGCATCGTGCTGGAGACGGGTGCGGAGGTCACCGACCTGGCGCCGGGCGACCGCGTGTTCGGCCTGGTCGGCGACTCCTTCGGCCCCTTCGCCGTGGTGGACCGCCGGATGGTGGCCCCGATGCCCGAGGAGTGGTCGTTCACCGAGGCGGCCTCCGTGCCGGTGGTGTACCTGACCGCCTACTACGGACTCGTCCACCTCGCCGGACTGCAGGCGGGCGAGCGGGTGCTCGTCCACGCCGCCGCCGGTGGCGTCGGCATGGCGGCCGTGCAGCTCGCCCGTCACCTGGGGGCGGAGGTGTTCGCGACCGCGAGCCGGCCGAAGTGGCACGCGGTCCAGGGCCTGGGTGTCCCGGAGGAGCGGATCTCGTCCTCGCGCGACCTCGGCTACCGGGAGGCGTTCCTGGCGGCCACCGACGGGGCCGGCATGGACGTCGTCCTCAACTCGCTCGCCGGTGAGTTCGTCGACGCCTCCCTGGACCTGCTGCCGCGCGGCGGCCGGTTCGTCGAGATGGGCAAGGCCGACATCCGCGACCCGGAGACCGTGGCGGGCGACCACCCGGACGTGCGGTACCGGTCCTTCGACCTGATGGAGTCCGGCCCGGACCGGCTCCAGGAGATGCTGCGGGAGCTGCTCGGCCTGTTCGACCAGGGCGCGCTGAAGCTCTCGCCGGTCCGCTCCTGGGACGTGCGGCAGAGCCAGGACGCGTTCCGCTTCCTGCGCGAGGGTCGCAACATCGGCAAGGTGGTGCTGACGGTTCCGGCGGCGCCGGACCTGAAGGGCCACGTCCTCATCACCGGCGGCACCGGCGGTCTGGGCGCCGAGGTGGCCCGGCACCTGGCCGGGCGGCACGGCGTCGAGAAGCTGCTGCTGGTCAGCCGCCGGGGCCCGGCGGCCGACGGCGCGTCCGAGCTGACCGCCGAACTGGAGGCGCTCGGCGCCTCGGTGCGGATCGCGGCCTGTGACGTATCCGACCGGGACGGGCTGGCGGACCTCCTCGGATCGCTGGAGGAGCCGCTCACCGCCGTCGTCCACGCGGCCGGCCTGCTCGACGACGGCGTGGTCGAGTCGATGACGCCGGACCAGGTCAACCGGGTGATGGCGCCCAAGGCCGACGCGGCGTGGCACCTGCACGAGCTCACCTCCGCCATGGACCTGTCCGCGTTCGTGCTGTTCTCCTCGGTGGCCTCACTGATCGGCAGCCCCGGGCAGGCCAACTACGCCGCCGCGAACGCCTCCCTCGACGCCCTCGCCGCGCGGCGGCACGCGCAGGGCCTCCCGGCCGTCTCACTGGCCTGGGGCCTGTGGGCGAGCGAGGCCGGGATGGCCGGTCAGCTCGACGAGACCGACCTCGCACGGCTCCAGCGCATGGGGGTCCGTCCGCTCTCCGCCGAACTCGGACTGGACCTCCTCGACCAGGCACTCGACCTGGACCTGCCGCTGCTCGCGCCGGTGAAGCTGGACGCGCCGGCCCTGCGCGGTCAGGCCGCCGCCGGGATGCTGCCGCCGCTGCTGCGCGGTCTCGTGCGGGCGCCCGCCCAGGGGCCCGAGGCCGGCGAGTCCCTGGCTAAGCGGCTCGCGGGCGTGGCCGAGGCCGACCGCGAGGCGCTGGTCCTCGACCTGGTGCGGACGCAGGTCGCCGCCGTCCTCGGGCACGACGCCGCGGACGCCGTCGAACCGGAGCGCCCGCTGCAGGAGTACGGCTTCGACTCGCTGAGCGCGGTCGAGCTGAGCAACCGGCTCAGCCGGGCCACGGGCATGCAGATGGAGCCGACCCTCGTGTTCGACCACCCGTCGGCCCTGGCCATCACTCGGCAGCTGCTGACGCTCGCCGGGGCCGAGGAGGGCGTCGAGGCGGCGGACGCGGCGGCGGAGCCGACGCCGGCGGAGGGCACGCCGGAGGACGCCGAGATCCGCGCCCTGCTGACGGCCATCCCGATCGACGAGCTGCGCGAGGCCGGTCTGCTCGACAAGCTCCGCGACCTGGCAGCCGCCCACACCCAGCGGTAGTCCGAGCCACGAAAGGGACGAGAGAAGTCATGAGCACTGTCAACACACCCGCGCGGGAGGCCGTACCCGCCGCCTCCCTGCCGGGGCCGCGGTCCCCGATGCTCTACCAGGGGCTGAAGCTCTTCCGCGACCCCGCGTCGTTCATGCTCAAGTGCCGCGAGCAGTACGGCAAGCGCTTCGAGCTGAAGATCATGCCCAAGGGCAGCACGATCTACGTGATCTCCGACCCGGACGAGGTGAAGGCGATGTTCCTCGCCCCGCGCACCGTCCTGCACACCGGGAACGGCAGCGCGGCGCTGGAGAAGTTCATCGGGCAGACGGGACTCGCCTGGCTGGACGAGGAGGAGCACAAGGCACGGCGCAAGCAGATCCTGCCCAGCATCAAGGGTGACGCGCACAAGCGGATCGAGGCGTCGGTCGGTGAGATGGCCGAGCGCATCGTGGCCACGTGGCCGCGCGGCGAGGTCGTCGCGCTGTACCCGTACATCCACCGGTTCACCATCCAGGTGATCCGTGAGGTCGTCTTCGGCAAGGCCGTGCCGTCCTGCTGGGACGAGCTGTTCGAGGTCGTCTGGGACATGCTGAGTCTCAACCGCCGCATCTCCTCCATGATCGAGACGCACACGATGTCGCCGTTCGCGGTGAGGATGCTCCGAGCCGTCCGGCCCCTGGGGCTCGACCGCTTCTTCAAGAACCGGGCCCGGGCGGACGCCCTGATCGCCCAGGCCGTGCGCGAGCGCATGGACTCCGGCGAGTTCGGCGACGACATGCTCTCCGTGATGCTCGGGATCACCCGCGAGGACGGCTCCCCGCTCAGCGCGGTCGAGCTGCGCGACGAGATCATGACCATGTTCCTCGCCGGCACCGAGACCACCTCGGCCGCCATCTGCTGGGCGCTGGAGTGCCTGAGCCGGGAACCGGCCGCGCTGGAGAGGCTGGTGGCGGAGATCGACGCGGGGGAGGGCGACGCCTACCTGACCGGGACGGTCCACGAGGTGCTGCGCATGTACCCGCCGACCCCGCAGATCATCCCCCGCGAGGTGATGAAGCCGATCGAGATCGGTGGCGTGCGCTACGAGCCGGGCGCACACCTGTGGGCGAGCGGCTACCTGGTGCACCACGACCCGGACATCTACCCGGAGCCCGACCGGTTCCGGCCCGAGCGCTGGGAGGGCGTCAAGCCCAGCGCCCACACCTGGATCCCGTTCGGCGGCGGTCACACCCGGTGCCTGGGCGACCGGATCGCGATCCTGGAGATGAAGGCCGTCCTGCGGGAGGTGCTGTCCTCCTGCGAACTGCACCGCGAGGACATGAGGCCGGAGGGGCCGCGCAGCCGCACCGTGACCATGACGACGCGGCAGGGCACCCGCCTCGCGCTCCGTCCCAGGGCGGGCCGCGCCGACCTGGCCGGACATACGGTCAGCTGACCCCGCGACAGACCCCGAGGAAGGCCCCCGACATGCGGCTCCCCACCAGCGCCCACACCGAACAGCCCTGGCGCATCCACGAGTTCACCGGCGACTTCGAGCTGGAGGACGTGTGGGCGCTGCCCACCCCGGGCGGCCCGGACGACCTCGACCGGCTGGTGCGGCAGTTCACGTCGGACGACGATGACGAGATCTCCGACGTCGCCGTGCGCACCCTCTTCGCGATCCGCTGGCGGCTCGGGAAGCTCTTCGGCTGGGACCGGCGCGAGACGGGCCTGGGCAACCGGGTGGGCTCGCTGCGGGACCGGTTGCCGGAGGACCTCCGCACCGGCCCGCGCGGCCCCGACCTGAAGGTCGTCCCCTTCTTCTCGGTCTACCAGACCGACCGGGAGTGGACCGCCGAGCTCGCCAACCGCACGGTGCACGCGCTCCTGCACATCGGGTGGGTCCCGGACGGGGACGGGGAGAAGGACGGCTACCGAGGCCAGATGGCGGCGCTCGTCAAGCCCAACGGGGCCTTCGGAAAGGCCTACATGGCCGGCATCAAGCCCATTCGGCGGACGGTGGTGTACCCGCAGCTCATTCGCTCGATCGGGCGCAACTGGCCCAAGTACCGCTGAGCACCGCACGTCCCATCCACCAGCTCAACGAACCAGTAACGAGAATGCACGAGGTTTACCAACGATGACTTCCATGGCCGGCTGGAACTTCAACAAGTTCGCCGAAGGCATACGGGCGCTCGGCATCAGCGGCCCGCCGGTGTCCAGCATCCTTCCGGGCGCACAGCACGGCACCGACGAGCTGATGACGAACTTCGCCTCGGTCAACTTCCTCGACCTCCAGCGCCGCGAGGACGTCATGGACGTCCTCGTCGACGCCACCCGGCAGTACGGCCTCGGCAGCGGTGGTTCGCGCATCGTGCAGGGCGTCACGCCGCCGCACCTCGACATGGAGGAGACGGTCGCCGCCTACCTGGGCAAGGAGGCCGCCATCAGCTTCGCGACGGGCACCGTCGCGAACATCGGCTTCATCAACGCCCTGGCCAACACCCAGTCGTTCATGCCGGGCCTGGCGATGGTCAACCGGGACACCGTCTTCGTGTACGACCGGGACGCGCACTGGTCCCTGTGGAAGGCGGCCGAGGGCCTCAAGTTCGGCGAACGTCTCTTCTCCTTCCGCCACAACGACGTCGAGAGCCTGGAGGAGGTCCTCAAGGAGCAGCAGGGCAAGCGCGTCGTCGTGGTCCTGGAGTCCGTGTTCTCCATCGACGGCACCGTCGCCCCGCTGCACGAGATGGTCGAGGTGTGCCGGCGGTACGGCGCCCTGTCGTTCGTCGACGACGCCAACGGCTTCCTCGTCTACGGCCCGGAGCACCGCAAGTTCGCGCGGGAGTACGAGGGCCTGCGGCAGGCCGACTTCATCATGGTGTCGATGAAGAAGGCCGTCGGGCTCGAAGGCGGTCTGGTCGCCGGGCCCCGCGACGCCATCCAGGCGTTCGAACTCCTCTCCGGCACCGGCTCCTTCACGGCCGGCATGTCCGCCCCGGCGGCGGCCGGCACCGCCTACATCACCCGGCTGCTCTCCGAGAAGGAGCCGCAGATCGTCGACGACTACCTGGAGAAGGTCGCCAACTTCCGGAAGAAGCTGCTCGACGCCGAGCTGCCGATCACTGACACCGAGACCTGCTTCAGCTCCGTCATCATCGGCGACGAGCGCAAGTGCGTCGAGGTCTACGGGGCCTTCCTGGAGCACGGCATCCGGGTCCCGCCCTACCTGTACCCCGCCGCACGGCGCGGCCAGGCGGTGCTGCGCATCATCGTCAACGCGGCGCACACCGAGGAGCAGATGGACCACCTGGTCGAGGTGGCCACGAAGCTGCGGGCGCAGGGCCTCTTCTGAACCGTCGTCCGCCGACCGTCCCCCGCGCGCCGTCCCTGGGCGCGCCCCGCCGGACCGCGCGTCCGGATCCGCGACAACCCTTGAGCTTCCTTGGCTGGGAGAGGTCTGAACTGATGCACGTGAACCAGGTCGAACGGCGAACCGGCGACTCCGTCGGGCAGGCCGTCGCCGTCGTCGGGATGTCGTGCCGGGTTCCGGGGGCGGACCACCTCCGGGCCTACTGGAAGCTGCTGCACGACGGCGTGGACGCCATCACCGAGGCGCCCGCCGACCGGTGGTACGACGTCGACGACCTCGCGCCGTACCGCCGGGGAGGCTTCGTCGAACGGGTCGCCGACTTCGACGCCGCCTTCTTCGGCATATCCCCGCGCGAGGCCGCCGCCATGGACCCGCGCCAGCGCCTGGCGCTGGAGCTGAGCTGGGAGGCCCTGGAGGACGCCCGCACCGCACCGGACTCCCTGCGGGGCAGTTCCACCGCGATCTACCTGGGCGCCACCGGGGACGACTACGCCTCACTCGTCCCCCGGCACGGACTGGGCGCGCTCTCGCACCACTCCCTCGCGGGGCTGAGCCGTGGCCTGATCGCCAACCGGATCTCCCACCAACTGGGCTTCCACGGGCCGAGCATGACCGTGGACACCGCGCAGTCCTCCTCCCTCGTCGCCGTCCACCTGGCCTGCCAGAGCCTCCTGACCGGAGCCTCGGAGCTGGCGCTGGCCGGGGGCGTCCACCTGAACCTGGTGCCGGACAGCACCCTCGCACTGGCCCGGGCCGGCGCCCTGTCCCCGGACGGGCGCAGCTACACCTTCGACGCGCGGGCCAACGGTTTCGTCCGCGGCGAGGGCGCGGGCGTGGTCGTCCTCAAGCGCCTGGAGGACGCCGTCGCCGACGGTGACCCGGTCTACTGCGTGGTGCTGGGCGGCGCGGTCAACCACGACGGGGACGGCGAGGCCCTGACCGTCCCCGACGGCCGCGCCCAGCAGGCCCTGCTGCGCGCGGCGCACACCCGGGCGGGGGTCGAGCCGGAGCGGGTCGGATACGTCGAGCTGCACGGCACCGGCACCCGCGCCGGTGACCCGGTGGAGGCCGGCGCCCTCGGCGCCGTCCTCGGCGCCTCGCGCCGGCCCGAGGACGCTCTGCTGGTCGGCTCGGTGAAGACGAACATCGGCCACCTCGACGGCGCCTCCGGCGTGGTGGGGCTGATCAAGGTCGGGCTGTCGATGAAGCACGGCCTGCTCCCGGCCACCCTCAACCACCGGGAGCCGCACCCCGACATCCCCATGGACACCTGGAAACTGCGCGTCAACACCGCCACCCGGGCGTGGACGGGCGAGGACCGGGTCGCCGGGGTCAGTTCGTTCGGCGTCGGCGGCACCAACTGCCACCTGGTTGTCGGTGTTGCTCCCGGTGCCGCTCCCGGCGTCGCTCCCGGTGCCGCCGCGCCGAACCCCCTTCCGGAGCCGGAACCCACCGCGCGCCCCCACGGCCCGGTCCCCGTGGTCGTCTCCGGCCGCACCCCGGCCGCCCTGCGCGCGCAGGCCGAGCGGCTGCGGGACCGGGTGGCGGGCGACGCGGACCTGCGGCCGTCGGACGTCGGCCTCTCCACGGTGACGACCCGTTCGGCGCTCCGCCACCGTGGCGTCGTCCTCGCCGCCGACCGCGACGACCTGGTCACCGGCCTGTCCGCGCTGGCGGCCGGTGAGCCCTCGGCACACGTCGTCGAGGGCGCGGCGGCGGCCCCCTCCCGCGTGGTGTGGGTCTTCCCCGGACAGGGCTCGCAGTGGGCCGGCATGGCCCGGGGCCTGTGGGACTCCTCCCCGGTCTTCGCCGCCCGGATGGCCGAGTGCGAGCGGCTGCTCGACGGCCTGGTGGACTGGTCGCTGCGCGAGGTCCTGGACGACGGGACGGCCCTGGAGCGGGTGGACGTCGTCCAGCCCGCCCTGTTCGCCGTGATGGTGTCCCTGGCCGAGACCTGGCGTGCGGCGGGCCTGGTGCCCGACGCCGTCGTCGGCCACTCCCAGGGCGAGATCGCCGCCGCCTGCGCCGCCGGCATCATCTCGACGGCCGACGGGCTGCGGCTGTCGGTCGGGCGCAGCCTCGCCATCAACGCCGGTCTCTCCGGCAAGGGCACGCTGGCGTCGCTGGCCATGCCCGCCGCGGAGGTGGACCGGGAACGGGTGTCGGTGGCCGCCGTCAACGGCCCCCACGCCGTCGTCGTCTCGGGCACCGAGGAGGCGGTGCACGCCGTCGTCGCCGACTGCCAGGCACGTGACATCCGGGCCAAGGTCATCCCCGTCGACTACGCCTCCCACTCCGCCCAGGTCGAGGCCATCCGGGACGAGGTGCTGCGGGCCGCCGAAGGCATCGCGACCACCGACACCGGCGTCGCGTTCTACTCCACGGTCACCGGCGGCCGGATCGACGTACGGGACATGGACGCCGAGTACTGGTACCGCAACCTCCGCCAGGAGGTGCGCTTCGCGGAGACCGTCGAGGTGCTGGCGCGGGACGGACACGGCGTGTTCGTCGAGGTCAGCCCGCACCCGGTGCTGACGATGGCCATCTCGGACACCGTGCCCGACGCGGTGGTCCAGGGCACGCTGCGGCGGCGGGAGGACGAGCCCGGGCGGCTGCTGCGGTCCATGGCCGAGCTGTACGCCCAGGGCCTCGCGGTGGACTGGCTCCCCCTCTTCCCGGGCGCCCGCCGCGTGGACCTGCCCACCTACGCCTTCCAGCGGCAGCCCTACTGGGTCACCGGTGACGGCACCCTGCCGCAGGGTCTGCCGTCCCCGGCCACGACCGCCGCCGGCGACACCACCGCCACGGTGGCCGCCGCCGACCCGGCCCGTTCCGTCGAGGACGGCCCCGCCGAGCTGAGCGAGCGGGAGCTGTGGGCGCTGGTCCGCGCGCAGGCGGCCGCCGTGCTGGGGCTCGGCGACCCCGCCGCCGTGGAGGCGGACGCCACGTTCAAGGAGCAGGGCTTCGACTCGGTCACCGCCGTCGAGCTGCGGGACCGGCTGGCGCGCACCACCGGCCTGCACCTGCCGGCCTCGCTCCTCTTCGACCACCCCACGCCCACCGCGCTCGTGCGGCGGCTGCGTGAGCGGCTCTCCGGCCCCGAGGACGACCACCGGACCGGGGAGGCCGGCGGGCAAGCGACGGCCGACGACCCGGTGGCGATCGTCGGCATGAGCTGCCGGCTGCCCGGTGGTGTCTCCTCGCCCGAGGACCTGTGGCGTCTGGTGTCCGGGGGCACGGACGCGATCTCCGGATTCCCCGAGGACCGGGGCTGGCGGCTCGACCCCCGTGCGGACTTCCCCCGCAAGGGCGGATTCCTGGACGGCGCCGGGGACTTCGACGCGGCCTTCTTCCGGATCAGCCCCCGCGAGGCGCTGGCGATGGACCCGCAGCAGCGGCTGGTGCTGGAGACCGTCTGGGAGGCGCTGGAGTCCTCCGGCCAGGATCCCGCCGCCCTGCGCCGGAGCCGCACGGGCGTCTTCATGGGCGCCATGGCCCAGGACTACCTGCCCCAACTCGACGACGTGCCCGGTGATCTGGGCGGCCACGCCCTGACCGGCAGCGCCACCAGCGTCGTCTCCGGACGCGTCGCCTACGCCCTGGGCCTTGAGGGCCCGGCGGTGTCGGTGGACACCGCCTGCTCCTCGTCCCTGGTGGCGATGCACCTGGCCACCCAGTCGCTGCGCGCGGGGGACTGCTCCCTGGCGCTGGCGGGCGGCGTCACGGTCATGTCGACACCGGGCATGTTCGTGGAGTTCGACCGGCAGGGCGGGCTGGCGCCCGACGGCCGCTGCAAGGCGTTCTCCGACGCCGCCGACGGCACCGGCTGGTCCGAGGGCGTGGGCGTGCTCGTGCTGGAGCGCCTCTCGGACGCCCGGCGCAACGGCCACCGCGTGCTGGCCGTGCTGCGGGGCAGCGCGATCAACCAGGACGGCGAGAGCAACGGCCTCACCGCGCCCAACGGGCCCTCGCAGCAGCGGGTGATCCGGCGGGCGCTGGACGCCGCCGGGCTGTCCCCGGCGGAGGTGGACGCCGTGGAGGCGCACGGCACCGGCACCACGCTGGGCGACCCCATCGAGGCCCAGGCGCTGCTGGCGACCTACGGCCAGGAGCGCGAGAAGCCGCTGTGGCTGGGGTCGGTGAAGTCCAACATCGGGCACACCCAGGCCGCCGCGGGCGCCGCCGGCGTCATCAAGATGATCATGGGCATGCGGCACGGCGTGCTGCCGCGCACGCTGCACGCCGACGAGCCGTCCCGGCACATCGACTGGTCCTCGGGCGCGGTCGAACTCCTCACCGAGGAACGGGCCTGGCCGGACGCCGGCCGCCCCCGGCGCGCCGGAGTCTCCTCGTTCGGCATCAGCGGCACCAACGCCCACGTGATCATCGAGCAGGGCGACCCCGTGCCCACCCCGCCGGCCGACGAGCCCGAGCCGGCCGGAGTCGTGCCGTGGCTGCTCTCCGCGCGCGGCGCCGGCCCGCTGACCGGCCAGGCCGAGCGGCTCCTGGACGCGGCCTCCGCCGAGCCCGCGCCGCCGGTGTCCGGCGTCGCCCTGGGTCTGGCCACCCGGCGGACCCACTTCGACACCCGGGCCGTGGTCCTCGGTTCCGGACGCGGAGAACTGCTGTCCGGGCTGGCGGCACTGGCCCGGGGGGAGCGGACCACCGGCGTGGTCTCCGGCGGCACCGCCGCCGCCGATCTCCCCGTCGGTGTGCTGTTCTCCGGGCAGGGCAGCCAGCGGCTGGGCATGAGCACCGAACTCATCGCCACCTTCCCCGCGTTCGCCAAGGCGTGGCAGGAGGTCTGCGCCGAACTCGATCCCCTGCTGGAGCACCGGATCGACGACGTGGTGACGGCCGCCAAGGACACCGAGGCGGCGCGGCTCCTGGACGAGACGGGCATGACCCAGCCCGCGCTCTTCGCCTTCGAGGTGGCCGCCTTCCGGCTGCTGGAGTCGCTCGGCGTCGTCCCCTCGGTGCTGGTGGGGCACTCGATCGGCGAACTGGCCGCCGCCCACGTGGCCGGGGTGTTCCCGCTGGCCGACGCGGCCCGGCTGGTGGCCGCGCGGGGCCGGCTGATGCAGGCGCTGCCGCGCGGCGGGGCGATGGTCGCCCTCCAGGCTCCGGAGGACGAGGTGCGCGAGCAACTCGCGGGCCTGGAGGACGCGGTGTCGGTCGCCGCCGTCAACGGGCCGCTGGCCACCGTCGTCTCCGGGGAGGCGGACGCCGTCGCCGAGGTGGAGGCGGTCTTCGCCGACCAGGGCCGCAAGACGACCCGGCTGCGGGTCTCGCACGCCTTCCACTCGCCGCTGATGGAACCGATGCTGGCGGAGTTCGAGGAGGTGGCGCGGACGGTGTCCTACGCGGCGCCGCGCCTCGCGGTCGTCTCGAACGTCACGGGCGCCCTCGCCGAGGAGGGCGCGCTGGAGCGGCCCGAGTACTGGGTGCGGCACGTGCGGGAGGCCGTGCGCTTCGCCGACGGCGTCCGCGCCGCCGTCGCGGCCGGCGCCGGGATCCTGGTCG contains the following coding sequences:
- a CDS encoding SDR family NAD(P)-dependent oxidoreductase, encoding MTIGQNELVEALRDSLKETERLRQENQRIRAQAGEPLAIVGMSCRYPGGVSSPEDLWELVASGRDAVSDMPGDRGWDAERLYDPDPEQPGKVTTRGGGFVEDAAGFDAEFFGVSPREALAMDPQQRLMLTAAWEGLESAGIDPTSLRGSDTGVFCGVITSDYGDQSPELEGYRLTGKSTSVVSGRISYTLGLEGPAVSVDTACSSSLVALHLAAQALRSGECSMALVGGVTVLAGPFLFQEFSRQRGLAPDGRCKSYAATADGTGFSDGAGLLVVERLSDARRKGHRVLAVVRGSAVNQDGASNGLTAPNGPAQERVIRAALANAGLAPAEVAAVEGHGTGTTLGDPIEARALLATYGRERAGDPLYLGSIKSNIGHSSAAAGVAGVIKMVQAMRHETLPRTLHVEEPSPHIDWESGAVELLTRERPWPAARQPRRVGVSSFGVSGTNAHVILEEAPAEDTAETEAETGRPAGPVPVLVSGRGEAGLRAQAERLRAHLAERPGPTPADVGLTAATTRAHLENRAAVVASTRDELLAGLASLAAGEPATAVVEGRPVGDTTAVLFTGQGSQRARMGAELAERHTRFAEALDEVCAELDPLVGRSVRELLAAEEGSDDAALLDSTAFTQVCLFAVEVALYRLAEACGIRPDYLIGHSVGEIVAAHVAEVLSLKDACALVVARGRLMGALPAGGAMVAVQAEEAEVVESLAGFEGRLDLAAVNGPRAVVVSGDADAVEEWLPRWDGRRTTRLRVSHAFHSPRMEPMLAEFREVAEGLRFSEPRIPIVSNVSGKPVSSEMCDADYWVAHVRQAVRFADGVRTLHDLGVRRFLELGPDAVLTAMARLCVDTGSDAVFAAALRAKHSEAGTFARFLGAAQVAGVPVDWSGFYAGTAARRVALPTYAFRAERYWQSGGASGDAAAVGLGAVEHAILAGGAQVGDRDEWLFTGRVSTDSHPWTRDHVVLGTTIIPGTGLVELAMAAGREVDCPVLDDLVLEAPMAFAEGVTRLVRVAVGPAGAEGRREVAVYSRPEFGGDDEAPEVTCHARGHLAPDAPAAPAAPAEWPPAAEAVPADELYALLTDIGFDYGPTFRNVRQVWRAGEEFYAEVALADDMPGTGFGIHPALFDATLHGGMLDVRPGDPVGLPFSWSGVRLGRSGATRGRVRIAPAGESAVSITVTSETGEPVVSVAKLAVRPVDPAQLGAGRGGAQRSLYQVDWATVPATGRRDVRLAVLGDLPMSGERFVNVYALEDEIAMSAKAPDLALASVDTPAGDVDAAARSAAAAALELVQQWLGSEWLVDARLVVVTRGAVAVGTETPDVAQAAVWGLVHSAQSEHPGRFLLVDLDGDDEPDWGALSELDEPQVVVRDGRFLAPRLGRAGALPEGPWKLSVGRKGSLDDLTILPSDAGRPLAPGEVRIAVRAAGLNFRDVLIALGMYPGEAEMGTEASGIVLETGAEVTDLAPGDRVFGLVGDSFGPFAVVDRRMVAPMPEEWSFTEAASVPVVYLTAYYGLVHLAGLQAGERVLVHAAAGGVGMAAVQLARHLGAEVFATASRPKWHAVQGLGVPEERISSSRDLGYREAFLAATDGAGMDVVLNSLAGEFVDASLDLLPRGGRFVEMGKADIRDPETVAGDHPDVRYRSFDLMESGPDRLQEMLRELLGLFDQGALKLSPVRSWDVRQSQDAFRFLREGRNIGKVVLTVPAAPDLKGHVLITGGTGGLGAEVARHLAGRHGVEKLLLVSRRGPAADGASELTAELEALGASVRIAACDVSDRDGLADLLGSLEEPLTAVVHAAGLLDDGVVESMTPDQVNRVMAPKADAAWHLHELTSAMDLSAFVLFSSVASLIGSPGQANYAAANASLDALAARRHAQGLPAVSLAWGLWASEAGMAGQLDETDLARLQRMGVRPLSAELGLDLLDQALDLDLPLLAPVKLDAPALRGQAAAGMLPPLLRGLVRAPAQGPEAGESLAKRLAGVAEADREALVLDLVRTQVAAVLGHDAADAVEPERPLQEYGFDSLSAVELSNRLSRATGMQMEPTLVFDHPSALAITRQLLTLAGAEEGVEAADAAAEPTPAEGTPEDAEIRALLTAIPIDELREAGLLDKLRDLAAAHTQR
- a CDS encoding cytochrome P450 — translated: MSTVNTPAREAVPAASLPGPRSPMLYQGLKLFRDPASFMLKCREQYGKRFELKIMPKGSTIYVISDPDEVKAMFLAPRTVLHTGNGSAALEKFIGQTGLAWLDEEEHKARRKQILPSIKGDAHKRIEASVGEMAERIVATWPRGEVVALYPYIHRFTIQVIREVVFGKAVPSCWDELFEVVWDMLSLNRRISSMIETHTMSPFAVRMLRAVRPLGLDRFFKNRARADALIAQAVRERMDSGEFGDDMLSVMLGITREDGSPLSAVELRDEIMTMFLAGTETTSAAICWALECLSREPAALERLVAEIDAGEGDAYLTGTVHEVLRMYPPTPQIIPREVMKPIEIGGVRYEPGAHLWASGYLVHHDPDIYPEPDRFRPERWEGVKPSAHTWIPFGGGHTRCLGDRIAILEMKAVLREVLSSCELHREDMRPEGPRSRTVTMTTRQGTRLALRPRAGRADLAGHTVS
- a CDS encoding DUF2867 domain-containing protein, whose protein sequence is MRLPTSAHTEQPWRIHEFTGDFELEDVWALPTPGGPDDLDRLVRQFTSDDDDEISDVAVRTLFAIRWRLGKLFGWDRRETGLGNRVGSLRDRLPEDLRTGPRGPDLKVVPFFSVYQTDREWTAELANRTVHALLHIGWVPDGDGEKDGYRGQMAALVKPNGAFGKAYMAGIKPIRRTVVYPQLIRSIGRNWPKYR